A DNA window from Stigmatella aurantiaca contains the following coding sequences:
- a CDS encoding DUF58 domain-containing protein produces MALLDAQTLSRLQGVKLRARAVMEGVLSGLHKSPHQGQSVEFAEHKEYAPGDELRHLDWKAYGKFDKYYVKRFEHETNLRSVMVVDASASMGYRSGALSKLEVASTLAGALCYLLVRQQDAAGLAVMTGGVFKDVPPRASAGHLNVLLDALEHASAQGPTDLAGAADHLAEVLPRRSTVVVLSDLLDERGDALKRILALRQRKNDVVLFHVVDPAELTFPFDDPTLFLDMEGEGRVEVNPREIKESYLEEFGAFLASVKGACAEADVDYELVRTDERLDEVLLRFLGRRGRRR; encoded by the coding sequence ATGGCGCTGCTCGATGCCCAGACGCTGTCGCGGCTACAGGGGGTAAAGCTGCGCGCCCGCGCGGTGATGGAGGGCGTGCTCTCCGGCCTGCACAAGAGCCCCCACCAGGGCCAGAGCGTGGAGTTCGCCGAGCACAAGGAGTACGCGCCCGGCGACGAGCTGCGCCACCTGGACTGGAAGGCCTACGGCAAGTTCGACAAGTACTACGTCAAGCGCTTCGAGCACGAGACGAACCTGCGCTCGGTGATGGTGGTGGATGCGTCGGCCTCCATGGGCTACCGCAGCGGGGCGCTCTCCAAGCTGGAGGTGGCCTCCACGCTCGCGGGCGCGCTCTGCTACCTCCTGGTGCGCCAGCAGGACGCGGCGGGCCTGGCGGTGATGACCGGCGGCGTCTTCAAGGACGTGCCCCCGCGCGCCTCCGCCGGGCACCTCAACGTGCTGCTGGATGCGCTGGAGCACGCCTCCGCCCAGGGCCCCACGGACCTGGCCGGCGCCGCGGACCACCTGGCCGAGGTGCTGCCGCGCCGCTCCACCGTGGTGGTGCTCTCGGACCTGCTGGACGAGCGGGGCGATGCGCTCAAGCGCATCCTCGCGCTGCGCCAGCGCAAGAACGACGTGGTGCTCTTCCACGTGGTGGACCCCGCGGAGCTCACCTTCCCCTTCGATGACCCGACGCTCTTCCTGGACATGGAGGGCGAGGGGCGCGTGGAGGTGAACCCGCGCGAAATCAAGGAGAGCTACCTGGAGGAGTTCGGCGCGTTCCTCGCCAGCGTGAAGGGCGCATGCGCCGAGGCGGACGTGGACTACGAGCTGGTGCGCACCGATGAGCGGCTGGACGAGGTACTGCTGCGCTTCCTGGGGCGGCGGGGGAGACGGCGGTGA
- a CDS encoding amidohydrolase family protein encodes MRSIAARLLSLLCLALGTLAAAPPAPIAVRAARMIDVRSGKSIPNPVILIENGRISAVGSGLAVPEGARLIDLGQATVLPGLIDSHTHLMARFQESPEGLEYERSLLTKSQAFRTLEGAANARATLRAGFTTVRDVENEGTGYADVALRDAIRQGLVEGPRMLVATQGIAAVGQYHPFGISSDLTHFPTGARMVSGVEEARRAAREQLGQGADLLKVYADWRTPTLTVEELRVIVEEAHKARRKVAVHAVSSEAIRNALLAGADSIEHGHQADRAALELMKQKGAYFVPTLGIVETLAEQAPTEAARQSRAKSAESIRQVVKQAQALGVKIVSGYDASSPATQGQNAREIVALHRAGLPALEALRAATSRAAELLGLSEHVGALEKGLYADLIAVSGDPLADLTELQRVRFVMKGGDVIRDDLTPSTAGKPR; translated from the coding sequence ATGCGCTCCATCGCTGCCAGACTCCTGTCTCTGCTTTGCCTCGCTCTGGGAACCCTCGCGGCCGCCCCACCCGCGCCCATCGCCGTGCGCGCCGCGCGGATGATTGATGTCCGGAGCGGCAAGTCCATCCCGAACCCTGTCATCCTCATCGAGAACGGCCGGATCAGCGCCGTGGGCTCGGGGCTCGCCGTGCCCGAGGGCGCGCGCCTCATCGACCTAGGACAGGCCACGGTGCTGCCGGGCCTCATCGACAGCCACACCCACCTCATGGCCCGCTTCCAGGAGTCTCCCGAGGGCCTGGAGTACGAGCGCAGCCTCCTCACCAAGAGCCAGGCCTTCCGGACCCTGGAGGGGGCCGCCAACGCCCGCGCCACGCTGCGCGCGGGTTTCACCACCGTGCGCGATGTGGAGAACGAGGGCACCGGTTACGCGGACGTGGCCCTCCGCGATGCCATCCGCCAGGGGCTCGTCGAGGGGCCTCGCATGCTCGTGGCCACCCAGGGCATCGCCGCCGTGGGCCAGTACCACCCCTTCGGCATCTCGTCCGACCTGACGCACTTCCCCACCGGCGCGCGGATGGTGAGTGGCGTGGAGGAAGCCCGCCGCGCCGCCCGCGAGCAGTTGGGCCAGGGCGCGGACCTGCTCAAGGTCTACGCCGACTGGAGGACGCCCACCCTCACCGTCGAGGAGCTCCGCGTCATCGTCGAGGAAGCGCACAAGGCCCGCCGCAAGGTGGCCGTGCATGCCGTGAGCAGCGAGGCCATCCGCAACGCGCTCCTGGCGGGCGCGGACTCCATCGAGCACGGGCACCAGGCGGACCGTGCGGCCCTGGAGCTGATGAAGCAGAAGGGGGCGTACTTCGTGCCCACCCTGGGCATCGTGGAGACGCTCGCCGAGCAGGCCCCCACCGAGGCCGCCCGCCAGTCCCGCGCGAAGTCCGCGGAGTCCATCCGCCAGGTGGTGAAGCAGGCCCAGGCGCTCGGCGTGAAAATCGTCAGTGGCTATGACGCCAGCTCCCCCGCCACCCAGGGCCAAAACGCCCGCGAGATTGTCGCGCTCCACCGCGCGGGCCTGCCCGCCCTCGAAGCCCTCCGGGCGGCGACGTCCCGGGCCGCGGAGCTGCTCGGGCTGTCCGAGCACGTGGGCGCCCTGGAGAAGGGGCTGTACGCGGACCTCATCGCCGTCTCCGGAGATCCGCTCGCCGACCTCACCGAGTTGCAGCGCGTGCGCTTCGTCATGAAGGGGGGCGACGTCATCCGCGATGACCTCACCCCGTCCACCGCCGGGAAGCCGCGGTAG
- a CDS encoding TIGR02266 family protein has translation MEQGRRATDRKAIGLLVKLKHVDVGSFAEEFATNLSPGGMFIRSRTPQPVGTPVKFEVQIAGGVRVLRGTAVVRWVRETANAEGPPGMGLQFHELDADTQALIDRMLLINKAAAARKPLPPPVPPPAPPVPAITQEALEREMRAKGLLSSRPAASAPMALPSIAPVVAPVPQKGIQRPPPPVPQMELREEESADLSALLDDLADLGVGTPSLSPPPIAAVSARSAPPVPSTPQGDVDISFSDLLGVTPPAGTSAVKFQVLDEPMPDVDFEMESLSGETELPVAVGLALDEPPPPPAPVQRPAPPSAPIIQGRPLAPPPPPAPAAPSRPPPPAVKPAPVVQAAPVVQAPVVQAAPVVQAAPVVQAPVVQAPVAPPPPPPVPVAPPAPSPTSDAVLRKPGGGVEFDLDLGDGDSLELGRDQPGGPRGGRGSVPPRKAPQPPRSLLPERPPPVARPYAPPPDALPPPVPSPPAPNPAHLPFAEAESPQALPSPQPRPMPADPATGALLPQTVFLPAPAPVAGVGPIIGVDLGTTNSCVAVMANGRPTVLRSKEGYFTIPSVISLTAQNKLLVSHRAKNQLVLRPTQTIYGAKRLVGRPYDSAVVKQVRERFHYEIAPDAAGRAAVRLGAYVLSLEEVQGLILRECKEIAESQLNQRVERAVVTVPAYYSEPQREAVRKAGALAGLKVERILNEPTAAALAYGLNRELTKKVLVYDLGGGTFDATILRIEKNVFEVMATGGDIFLGGIDFDNLLVDFLLERFQQLEGLPFQGDGVALSRVSEAAEKAKIALSERNTHEVHIPMLMVDELGRPRDLRFVMTRAELERIAEALVARSLDVVRDVLLDARLKPSDVDEIILVGGQSRMPLVREKLKALFGKTAHAGVNADEAVALGAAMYSTAIGKVSSVVLIDVLPMTIGLAMPGGAFQRVIERNQPLPAQRSFAVSTARDNEEVLELSIFQGEDNHISANEYLGTVRLEGLPKGPKGSVRVAVTLKLDAECVLYVEAREYTTRHSVRATLATRYTPDELAKQLKVDVNAARAAEERRGADLKERAGRFWGFLKKVVGRS, from the coding sequence ATGGAACAGGGGCGGCGCGCGACGGACCGGAAGGCCATAGGTCTGCTGGTGAAGCTCAAGCATGTGGATGTGGGGAGCTTCGCCGAGGAGTTCGCCACCAACTTGAGCCCTGGGGGCATGTTCATCCGGTCGCGGACCCCGCAGCCGGTGGGCACGCCCGTGAAGTTCGAGGTGCAGATCGCCGGTGGCGTGCGGGTGCTGCGGGGCACGGCCGTGGTGCGCTGGGTGCGTGAGACGGCCAATGCCGAGGGGCCCCCGGGCATGGGGCTCCAGTTCCATGAGCTGGATGCGGACACCCAGGCGTTGATCGACCGGATGCTCCTCATCAACAAGGCTGCGGCGGCGCGCAAGCCGCTGCCTCCGCCCGTGCCGCCTCCGGCCCCGCCCGTGCCCGCCATCACCCAGGAGGCGCTGGAGCGGGAGATGCGGGCCAAGGGGCTGCTGTCCTCCCGGCCCGCCGCGTCCGCCCCCATGGCGTTGCCGTCCATTGCCCCCGTGGTGGCGCCCGTGCCCCAAAAGGGGATTCAGCGCCCGCCGCCGCCCGTGCCCCAGATGGAGCTGCGCGAGGAGGAGAGCGCCGACCTGTCCGCGCTGCTCGATGACCTGGCGGACCTGGGCGTGGGAACGCCGTCCCTCTCCCCGCCGCCCATCGCCGCCGTGTCTGCCCGGTCCGCGCCGCCGGTCCCCTCGACGCCCCAAGGGGACGTGGACATCTCCTTCTCGGACCTGCTTGGCGTCACGCCGCCGGCGGGCACCTCCGCGGTGAAGTTCCAGGTGCTCGACGAGCCCATGCCGGATGTGGACTTCGAGATGGAGTCGCTGAGCGGGGAGACGGAGCTGCCCGTGGCGGTGGGCCTGGCGCTCGACGAGCCCCCACCCCCGCCTGCCCCCGTTCAGCGGCCCGCGCCGCCGAGCGCGCCCATCATCCAGGGCCGTCCCCTGGCGCCGCCCCCACCGCCCGCGCCGGCGGCGCCGTCCCGTCCCCCGCCGCCCGCGGTGAAACCCGCGCCCGTCGTCCAGGCCGCGCCCGTTGTCCAAGCCCCTGTCGTCCAAGCCGCGCCCGTCGTCCAGGCCGCGCCCGTTGTCCAAGCCCCTGTCGTCCAGGCGCCCGTGGCTCCACCGCCCCCGCCGCCCGTGCCGGTGGCGCCGCCCGCGCCTTCGCCCACCTCGGACGCCGTGCTCCGCAAGCCTGGCGGGGGTGTGGAGTTCGATCTGGACCTGGGGGACGGAGACTCGCTGGAGCTGGGGCGTGATCAGCCCGGCGGCCCCCGGGGCGGCCGCGGTTCTGTGCCTCCCCGGAAGGCGCCCCAGCCTCCCCGGTCCCTCCTTCCCGAGCGGCCTCCGCCGGTGGCGCGGCCCTACGCGCCCCCACCGGATGCGCTGCCGCCGCCGGTGCCCTCACCCCCGGCGCCCAACCCGGCCCACCTGCCCTTCGCGGAGGCCGAGTCCCCTCAGGCGCTGCCCTCGCCCCAGCCTCGGCCCATGCCGGCGGATCCGGCCACCGGGGCCCTGCTGCCGCAGACGGTCTTCCTTCCGGCGCCCGCGCCGGTCGCGGGCGTGGGCCCCATTATCGGCGTGGACCTGGGCACCACCAACTCGTGCGTGGCCGTCATGGCCAACGGGCGGCCCACGGTGCTGCGCTCGAAGGAGGGCTACTTCACCATCCCCTCCGTCATCTCGCTCACCGCGCAGAACAAGCTGCTCGTGAGCCACCGCGCGAAGAACCAGCTCGTCCTGCGCCCCACGCAGACCATCTATGGCGCCAAGCGGCTCGTGGGCCGTCCGTACGACAGCGCCGTGGTGAAGCAGGTGCGCGAGCGCTTCCACTACGAGATCGCCCCGGACGCGGCCGGGCGCGCGGCGGTGCGGCTGGGCGCGTACGTGCTCTCGCTGGAGGAAGTGCAGGGGCTCATCCTGCGCGAGTGCAAGGAGATCGCCGAGAGCCAGCTCAACCAGCGCGTGGAGCGCGCGGTGGTGACGGTGCCCGCGTACTACTCCGAGCCGCAGCGCGAGGCGGTGCGCAAGGCGGGCGCCCTGGCGGGGCTGAAGGTGGAGCGCATCCTCAACGAGCCCACGGCGGCGGCGCTCGCGTATGGGCTCAACCGGGAGCTGACGAAGAAGGTCCTCGTCTACGATTTGGGCGGCGGCACGTTCGACGCCACCATCCTGCGCATCGAGAAGAACGTCTTCGAGGTGATGGCCACCGGAGGCGACATCTTCCTGGGCGGCATCGACTTCGACAACCTGCTGGTGGACTTCCTGCTGGAGCGCTTCCAGCAACTGGAGGGGCTGCCCTTCCAGGGCGATGGGGTGGCGCTGTCGCGCGTGAGCGAGGCGGCCGAGAAGGCGAAGATCGCCCTGTCGGAGCGCAACACGCACGAGGTCCACATCCCCATGTTGATGGTGGACGAGCTGGGGCGCCCGCGGGACTTGCGGTTCGTCATGACGCGCGCGGAACTGGAGCGCATCGCCGAGGCGCTGGTGGCGCGCTCGCTGGACGTGGTGCGGGACGTGCTGCTGGATGCGCGCCTCAAGCCCAGCGACGTGGACGAAATCATCCTGGTGGGTGGGCAGAGCCGCATGCCGCTGGTGCGCGAGAAGCTCAAGGCGCTGTTCGGCAAGACGGCGCACGCGGGCGTCAACGCGGACGAGGCGGTGGCGCTGGGGGCCGCCATGTACTCGACGGCCATCGGCAAGGTGAGCAGCGTGGTGCTCATCGACGTGCTGCCGATGACGATTGGCCTGGCGATGCCGGGCGGCGCCTTCCAGCGCGTCATCGAGCGCAACCAGCCGTTGCCGGCGCAGCGCTCGTTCGCGGTGTCCACGGCGCGGGACAACGAAGAGGTGCTGGAGCTGTCCATCTTCCAGGGCGAGGACAACCACATCTCTGCCAACGAGTACCTGGGCACGGTTCGGCTGGAAGGGCTGCCCAAGGGGCCCAAGGGCTCGGTGCGGGTGGCGGTGACGCTGAAGCTGGATGCGGAGTGCGTGCTGTACGTGGAGGCGCGCGAGTACACGACGCGCCATTCCGTGCGGGCGACGCTGGCCACGCGCTACACGCCGGACGAGCTGGCCAAGCAGCTCAAGGTGGACGTGAACGCGGCGCGGGCGGCCGAGGAGCGCCGGGGCGCGGACCTGAAGGAGCGCGCGGGCCGCTTCTGGGGCTTCCTGAAGAAGGTGGTGGGGCGCTCGTAG
- a CDS encoding BatA domain-containing protein, with product MTFGNPWMLLGALGALIPVLVHLFDRRRPRPHPFPTMAFVLRSQKRTASRLKLKRLLLYTLRTLVLLAIPLALARPELRRDAAAAAAAKGPAATAVVLDASLSMRWAQGTSLFERGRDEARDALGDLLPEEPSTVLLCTASPSAPPPLGFERARLRGMIDEAKPTYGTADLGRCMDLAARALEENPMPGKRLVLISDMAASAFRLEAPPPTVKGPTGTAVRPEVVLRNVAEDREALPNHALVDLKVEPALQAGPRSFQFTFTVKNHGPEALKDLEAAVRTGETVLAKGFVDVPAHGTAQKALTVRFAQGGTVEGAVTLAPDALPEDDRRGFVLPVPRALKALVVNGAPHATRYRDEAFFVEAALSAPGSPVEVAVRDAEAGLREDFSAYDVVLLLNVPAPGPDEAQRLSAFVEAGGGLFVSMGDRVDPEAYNARLGALLPRPLRLVRTSAEREDPDADTKSAKLAKIEVEHPLFAPFTGRAEEGLVGARFYRYMLLEADSPAAPGATQVLATYEDGAPAVAVARRGKGRVALFTSTVDRDWSDFSIRTSFLPLMQRFAAYLTGSLEERQEQRVRVGESAVLRPEPGQTLAGVRSPEGTELSVKAQQDGAVSVGPLAEPGTYTVLGSDGKALPALAFAVTLDPAESDLTRVPEETLTAYFGEETVTASSGDAERPQVPLWTWLIVAACAAFFLEGTLLRS from the coding sequence GTGACGTTCGGTAACCCGTGGATGCTGCTGGGCGCGCTCGGGGCGCTCATTCCCGTGCTGGTGCACCTGTTCGACCGGCGCCGCCCCCGGCCCCACCCCTTCCCCACCATGGCCTTCGTGCTGCGCAGCCAGAAGCGCACCGCGAGCCGGCTCAAGCTCAAGCGGCTGCTCTTGTACACGCTGCGCACGCTGGTGCTGCTGGCCATTCCGCTCGCCCTGGCGCGGCCCGAGCTGCGGCGGGACGCGGCGGCGGCGGCGGCGGCCAAGGGCCCGGCGGCCACGGCGGTGGTGCTGGATGCCTCGCTCTCCATGCGGTGGGCCCAGGGCACCTCGCTCTTCGAGCGCGGGCGGGACGAGGCGCGCGATGCGCTGGGGGACTTGCTGCCCGAGGAGCCCTCCACGGTGCTGCTGTGCACGGCGTCGCCCTCGGCGCCCCCGCCGCTGGGCTTCGAGCGGGCCCGGCTCCGGGGAATGATTGACGAGGCGAAGCCCACCTACGGCACCGCGGACCTGGGGCGCTGCATGGACCTGGCGGCGCGGGCGCTGGAGGAGAACCCCATGCCCGGCAAGCGCCTGGTGCTCATCTCGGACATGGCGGCCTCGGCGTTCCGGCTGGAGGCCCCGCCCCCCACGGTGAAGGGCCCCACGGGCACGGCGGTGCGCCCCGAGGTGGTGCTGCGCAACGTGGCGGAGGACCGGGAGGCGCTGCCCAACCACGCGCTGGTGGACCTGAAGGTGGAGCCCGCGCTGCAGGCGGGCCCGCGCTCGTTCCAGTTCACCTTCACGGTGAAGAACCATGGCCCGGAGGCCCTGAAGGACTTGGAGGCCGCGGTGCGCACGGGCGAGACGGTGCTCGCCAAGGGCTTCGTGGACGTGCCCGCTCACGGCACCGCGCAGAAGGCGCTCACGGTGCGCTTCGCGCAAGGCGGCACGGTGGAGGGCGCGGTGACGCTCGCGCCGGACGCGCTGCCCGAGGATGACCGGCGCGGCTTCGTGCTGCCCGTGCCCCGGGCGCTCAAGGCGCTGGTGGTGAACGGCGCGCCCCACGCCACGCGCTACCGGGACGAGGCCTTCTTCGTGGAGGCGGCCCTGAGCGCCCCGGGCTCCCCGGTGGAGGTGGCGGTGCGCGACGCGGAGGCGGGCCTGCGCGAGGACTTCTCCGCCTATGACGTGGTGCTGCTGCTCAACGTGCCCGCGCCCGGCCCGGACGAGGCCCAGCGCCTCTCCGCCTTCGTGGAGGCGGGCGGGGGCCTCTTCGTGAGCATGGGCGACCGGGTGGACCCGGAGGCCTACAACGCCCGGCTGGGCGCGCTGCTGCCCCGGCCCCTGCGCCTGGTGCGCACCAGCGCGGAGCGGGAGGACCCCGACGCGGACACGAAGTCCGCGAAGCTGGCGAAGATCGAAGTGGAGCACCCGCTGTTCGCCCCCTTCACCGGCCGCGCCGAGGAGGGCCTGGTGGGGGCGCGCTTCTACCGGTACATGCTGCTGGAGGCCGACAGCCCGGCCGCGCCCGGTGCCACCCAGGTGCTGGCCACCTACGAGGACGGGGCGCCCGCGGTGGCGGTGGCCCGGCGGGGCAAGGGGCGCGTGGCGCTCTTCACCAGCACCGTGGACCGGGACTGGAGCGACTTCTCCATCCGCACCAGCTTCCTGCCCCTGATGCAGCGCTTCGCCGCGTACCTCACCGGCTCGCTGGAGGAGCGCCAGGAGCAGCGCGTGCGCGTGGGCGAGAGCGCGGTGCTGCGGCCAGAGCCCGGGCAGACCCTGGCGGGGGTGCGCTCGCCCGAGGGTACGGAGCTCTCCGTGAAGGCGCAGCAGGACGGGGCGGTGTCCGTAGGGCCCCTGGCCGAGCCCGGCACGTACACGGTGCTGGGAAGTGATGGCAAGGCGCTGCCCGCGCTCGCCTTCGCGGTGACGTTGGATCCGGCCGAGAGTGACTTGACGCGCGTCCCGGAGGAGACCCTCACCGCCTACTTCGGCGAGGAGACGGTGACCGCCTCCAGCGGCGACGCGGAGCGGCCCCAGGTGCCCCTGTGGACGTGGCTCATCGTGGCTGCCTGCGCGGCGTTCTTCCTGGAGGGCACACTGCTGCGCAGCTAG
- a CDS encoding DUF1684 domain-containing protein, with protein sequence MRRDSLIALLSLGLAAPALAAPPAPAKTMSEKSSSAPSHFEAETRAWHAGRIARLSSEDGWLSLVGLHWLEEGETRLGSAPDNALVLPASVPARLGTLTRKADTVSLALQPGVSVTVDGKPFKGGALRTDAEGSPDTVALGTVRFFLIRRGDRLGVRVKDAEAPTRKGFHGIPTYAPSAAWRLEGRFEPSTTGKKIAVPNVLGEVEDMVSPGTVVFTVGGQEYRLSPVEEPGSNQFFFIFGDLTNRDATYGAGRFLYTDLPKDGKVVMDFNRAYNPPCAFTPFATCPLPPPQNKLKVRVEAGEKRYGDH encoded by the coding sequence ATGCGAAGGGATTCGCTGATTGCTCTCCTCTCGCTGGGGCTCGCCGCCCCGGCGCTGGCCGCCCCTCCTGCCCCCGCCAAGACCATGTCCGAGAAGTCCTCGTCTGCTCCCTCCCACTTCGAGGCGGAGACGCGCGCCTGGCATGCCGGGCGCATCGCCCGCCTGTCCTCCGAGGACGGCTGGCTGAGCCTGGTGGGCCTGCACTGGCTGGAGGAGGGCGAGACGCGGCTGGGCTCGGCCCCGGACAACGCGCTCGTGCTCCCCGCCTCGGTCCCCGCGCGCCTGGGGACGCTGACGCGCAAGGCGGACACGGTGAGCCTCGCCCTTCAGCCGGGCGTCTCCGTCACGGTGGACGGAAAGCCCTTCAAAGGAGGCGCGCTGCGCACGGACGCGGAGGGCAGCCCGGACACGGTGGCCCTGGGCACCGTGCGCTTCTTCCTCATCCGCCGGGGGGACCGGTTGGGCGTGCGCGTGAAGGACGCCGAGGCCCCCACGCGCAAGGGCTTCCACGGCATCCCCACCTATGCCCCCAGCGCGGCCTGGCGCCTGGAGGGCCGCTTCGAGCCCTCCACCACCGGCAAGAAGATCGCCGTGCCCAACGTGCTGGGCGAGGTGGAGGACATGGTCTCCCCGGGCACCGTCGTCTTCACCGTGGGCGGCCAGGAGTACCGGCTGTCCCCGGTGGAGGAGCCCGGCTCGAACCAGTTCTTCTTCATCTTCGGGGACCTGACCAACCGCGACGCGACGTACGGGGCCGGCCGCTTCCTGTACACGGACCTGCCGAAGGACGGGAAGGTGGTGATGGACTTCAACCGCGCCTACAACCCGCCGTGCGCCTTCACCCCGTTCGCCACCTGCCCGCTGCCGCCCCCGCAGAACAAGCTCAAGGTGCGCGTGGAGGCCGGCGAGAAGCGCTACGGCGACCACTGA
- a CDS encoding AAA family ATPase: protein MESASPSPVPVPGAPASDADLQAVQELARARSQIVEQIEKRVVGQSEVVEHLLIALFSRGHCLFVGVPGLAKTLLISTLADVLNLSFNRIQFTPDLMPSDITGTDILEEDKTTGRRSFRFVQGPLFANIILADEVNRTPPKTQAALLQAMQEYRVTAGGRTYPLELPFLVFATQNPIEQEGTYPLPEAQLDRFMFLVDVGYPTAEEEVQIVKSTTGTSQPKLEKILSPEKILALQELVRRVPVPDHVVRYAVELVRNTRPKEPGVPEFVAKNVSWGAGPRASQYLVLAAKARAILSGRFVATVEDVRALARPVLRHRVLPNFTAESEGITSVKLVDQLVASVKG from the coding sequence ATGGAAAGCGCTTCTCCCTCCCCCGTGCCCGTCCCGGGCGCGCCCGCCAGCGACGCAGACCTGCAGGCCGTTCAAGAGCTGGCGCGCGCGCGGTCGCAGATCGTCGAGCAGATTGAAAAGCGCGTCGTGGGACAGAGCGAAGTCGTGGAGCACCTGCTCATCGCCCTGTTCAGCCGCGGCCACTGTCTGTTCGTGGGCGTGCCGGGCCTGGCCAAGACGCTGCTCATCTCCACGCTGGCGGACGTGCTCAACCTGAGCTTCAACCGCATCCAGTTCACCCCGGACCTGATGCCCTCGGACATCACCGGCACGGACATCCTGGAGGAGGACAAGACGACGGGCCGGCGCTCCTTCCGCTTCGTGCAGGGCCCGCTGTTCGCCAACATCATCCTGGCCGACGAGGTGAACCGCACCCCGCCCAAGACGCAGGCGGCGCTGCTCCAGGCCATGCAGGAGTACCGGGTGACGGCCGGCGGGCGCACCTACCCGCTGGAGCTGCCCTTCCTCGTGTTCGCCACGCAGAACCCCATCGAGCAGGAGGGCACCTACCCGCTGCCCGAGGCGCAGCTCGACCGGTTCATGTTCCTGGTGGACGTGGGCTACCCCACCGCCGAGGAAGAGGTGCAGATCGTCAAGAGCACCACGGGCACCTCCCAGCCCAAGCTGGAGAAGATCCTCTCCCCGGAGAAGATCCTCGCGCTGCAGGAGCTGGTGCGCCGGGTGCCCGTGCCGGACCACGTGGTGCGCTACGCGGTGGAGCTGGTGCGCAACACGCGGCCCAAGGAGCCGGGCGTGCCCGAGTTCGTGGCGAAGAACGTCTCCTGGGGCGCGGGGCCCCGCGCCAGCCAGTACCTGGTGCTGGCCGCCAAGGCGCGCGCCATCCTCTCGGGGCGGTTCGTGGCCACGGTGGAGGACGTGCGCGCCCTGGCGCGGCCCGTGCTGCGCCACCGCGTGCTGCCCAACTTCACCGCCGAGAGCGAGGGCATCACCTCCGTGAAGCTCGTGGATCAGCTCGTCGCCTCGGTGAAGGGCTAA